From a region of the Clupea harengus chromosome 9, Ch_v2.0.2, whole genome shotgun sequence genome:
- the mmp23bb gene encoding matrix metallopeptidase 23bb: MNWTCLRLLHLAVSLMLLRGAGAFPLWRKETEAAVRSPHPYVRVPSPVDVRSKVALARSKRYAINPLGYKWEHFNLTYKITKFPNTLNKDDTRKAISIAFTKWSDVSPLSFTEITNPNKTADIVIGFYTFNHTDCWWSPLHPCFDGLNGELAHAFLPPRGEIHFDNHEFWILGKSRFSWKQGVWLNDLVQVAAHEIGHALGLWHSQDPQALMHPNATYTGQRNIAQDDIWGIQRLYGCQDKKRVCDPWARLGFCERRRSFMKKHCPQRCDLCYEPLDAISTPTPPPANVKVKMVPRGKVVGFRCGTKSAKVPPKVSWYKDGEQLVTSIPGYIVMKDRDLRIVANEFNEGTYTCRVHRRGNVVSANSWAIRLKPERSSNS, from the exons ATGAATTGGACTTGTTTACGACTGTTACATCTGGCTGTCTCACTGATGCTTTTGAGGGGGGCTGGAGCTTTTCCACTGTGGAGAAAGGAAACG GAGGCTGCTGTCCGTTCGCCGCACCCTTATGTCAGGGTGCCCTCTCCGGTGGACGTGCGGTCCAAAGTGGCTCTGGCCAGGTCCAAACGATACGCCATCAACCCTCTGGGCTACAAGTGGGAGCACTTCAACCTGACCTACAA GATTACGAAGTTCCCTAATACGCTGAACAAAGACGACACGCGTAAAGCCATCAGCATCGCTTTCACTAAGTGGAGTGACGtgtcccccctctccttcaccgAAATCACCAACCCCAACAAGACTGCTGACATTGTCATTG gtttctACACCTTCAATCACACGGACTGCTGGTGGTCTCCGCTGCACCCCTGTTTTGATGGGCTGAATGGGGAGCTGGCCCATGCCTTCCTGCCTCCACGCGGGGAGATCCACTTTGACAACCATGAGTTCTGGATACTGGGAAAGTCTCGCTTCAGCTGGAAACAAG GTGTGTGGCTTAATGACCTGGTCCAGGTGGCGGCCCACGAGATTGGCCATGCCCTCGGCCTCTGGCACTCGCAAGATCCCCAGGCCCTCATGCACCCCAATGCCACCTACACCGGCCAGAGGAACATCGCCCAGGATGACATATGGGGGATCCAAAGACTCTACG gctGCCAGGAcaagaagcgtgtgtgtgacccctgGGCGAGGCTGGGCTTTTGTGAAAGACGAAGGAGCTTCATGAAGAAGCACTGTCCTCAGCGATGTGACCTTTGCTACG AGCCTCTAGATGCCATCAGCacacccactccaccccctgCCAACGTGAAGGTGAAGATGGTGCCTCGTGGAAAAGTGGTAGGCTTCCGCTGTGGGACAAAAAGTGCCAAGGTGCCGCCGAAAGTTAG CTGGTATAAGGATGGGGAGCAGCTTGTCACCTCCATCCCAGGTTACATCGTCATGAAAGACCGCGACCTGCGCATTGTGGCCAATGAGTTCAACGAGGGCACCTACACCTGTCGCGTTCATCGTCGCGGCAACGTGGTGTCGGCCAACTCATGGGCCATCCGCCTGAAGCCAGAGCGCTCCTCTAACAGCTGA
- the pcyt1ab gene encoding phosphate cytidylyltransferase 1A, choline b translates to MEAHSSGQQLSRKRKREEGSNGEAEDGVRAAKALHHMPGLSEPAPFADELEEVTNAYVRVTMEEAQRGTPPDRPVRVYADGIFDMFHSGHARALMQAKCLFPNTYLIVGVCSDDLTHNFKGFTVMNEDERYDAVSHCRYVDEVVRDAPWTLSPDFLAQHRIDFVAHDDIPYSSAGSDDVYKHIKEAGMFAPTQRTEGISTSDIITRIVRDYDVYVRRNLQRGYTAKELNVSFINEKKYHLQERVDKVKQKVRDVEERSKEFVQKVEEKSIDLIQKWEEKSREFIGNFLQMFGPEGALKHMLKEGKGRMLQAISPRPSPSSSPTREERSPSPTFRLPFFTKTPPLSRSPPLHGTSLQSISEDEDDED, encoded by the exons ATGGAGGCCCACAGTTCAGGTCAGCAGCTCTCACGAAAGAGGAAGCGAGAGGAGGGGTCAAACGGAGAGGCAGAGGATGGAGTGCGGGCAGCAAAGGCCTTACACCACATGCCG GGCTTGTCAGAGCCAGCGCCCTTTGCCGATGAGCTAGAGGAAGTGACAAATGCGTACGTACGTGTGACTATGGAGGAAGCACAGAGGGGAACTCCTC CGGATCGGCCAGTGAGAGTGTACGCTGACGGCATTTTTGACATGTTCCATTCAGGCCATGCCAGGGCCCTAATGCAGGCCAAGTGCCTCTTTCCCAACACCTACCTCATTGTAGGAG TGTGCAGCGACGACCTCACGCACAACTTTAAGGGCTTCACGGTAATGAACGAGGACGAGCGCTATGACGCAGTCAGCCACTGCCGCTACGTGGACGAGGTAGTGCGTGACGCGCCCTGGACGCTATCGCCGGATTTCCTGGCCCAGCACAGG ATTGACTTTGTCGCCCATGATGACATCCCTTACTCGTCTGCAGGGAGTGATGATGTGTACAAACACATCAAGGAGGCGG GCATGTTTGCACCAACACAGCGAACTGAGGGCATCTCCACCTCGGACATCATCACACGCATTGTCCGTGACTACGACGTATATGTACGCCGTAACTTGCAAAGAGGCTACACAGCCAAGGAGCTCAACGTCAGCTTCATCAAC GAGAAGAAGTACCACCTGCAGGAGCGTGTGGACAAGGTGAAGCAGAAGGTGCGGGACGTGGAGGAGCGCTCCAAGGAGTTTGTGcagaaggtggaggagaagagcatTGACCTCATCCAGAAGTGGGAGGAGAAGTCCCGCGAATTCATCGGCAACTTCCTGCAGATGTTTGGCCCAGAGGGGGCACTG AAGCACATGTTAAAAGAGGGGAAGGGCCGTATGCTGCAGGCCATCAGCCCCAGGCCGAGCCCCAGCAGCAGCCCTACGCGTGAGGAGCGCTCGCCCTCGCCCACCTTCCGCCTGCCCTTCTTCACCAAGACGCCCCCCTTGTCCCGCTCACCCCCCCTGCACGGCACCAGTCTGCAGAGCATCAGCGAAGACGAGGACGACGAGGACTGA